The following are encoded in a window of Methanobrevibacter ruminantium M1 genomic DNA:
- a CDS encoding amidohydrolase family protein, with the protein MESQSILIKNASILNPIGDGKTEEFRKDLLIVDDKISQIDEDIDESNADKIIDASDKILMPGFVNTHTHISMSLLRGIADDLELDTWLNDHIWPMEAHLSEEYCYIGALLGACEMIKSGTTTFSDMYFYMDGVARAVDEIGMRGVLSYGMIDFGIEEKRENEFKENISLIKKHNNTADGRITARFGPHSIYTASVDLLERVRKEADKYNVGIHIHMNETLKEINDSKENHDGKRPFELLDSIGFLADDVVAAHCVWLDDAEIKLIKDNGVYASHNPCSNMKLASGAAPVAELLSQGICVGLGTDGASSNNNLDMFDEMKFAALLGKASTLNPKVLTAEEVVNMATINGAKALNIDAGTIEVGKKADIILVDANSPNMTPMSNTLSSNLVYSANGSNVDTTICNGRILMENRKMVTVDEELILSEAKRAIKEMKELREADE; encoded by the coding sequence ATGGAAAGTCAAAGTATATTAATCAAAAATGCAAGCATATTAAATCCAATTGGTGATGGAAAAACAGAAGAGTTTAGGAAGGATCTTTTGATTGTTGATGATAAGATATCTCAAATTGATGAGGATATAGATGAATCCAATGCAGATAAGATTATAGACGCTAGTGATAAGATATTGATGCCTGGATTTGTCAACACACATACTCATATTTCCATGTCTTTGCTTAGAGGCATAGCAGATGATTTGGAACTTGATACATGGTTGAATGACCATATATGGCCTATGGAAGCACATTTAAGTGAAGAGTACTGCTATATCGGAGCTCTTCTTGGTGCATGTGAGATGATTAAGTCTGGAACCACCACATTTTCAGACATGTACTTCTATATGGATGGAGTTGCAAGAGCTGTTGATGAGATTGGAATGAGAGGGGTCCTTTCCTATGGAATGATTGATTTTGGAATTGAGGAAAAACGTGAAAACGAATTTAAGGAAAACATATCCTTGATTAAGAAGCATAACAACACTGCAGATGGTAGGATAACTGCTCGATTCGGTCCTCATTCTATCTATACAGCTTCAGTTGACCTTTTGGAACGTGTCAGAAAGGAAGCTGACAAGTACAATGTAGGCATTCACATTCATATGAACGAGACATTGAAGGAAATCAATGACTCTAAGGAAAACCATGATGGAAAAAGGCCTTTTGAGCTATTGGACAGCATTGGATTTTTGGCTGATGATGTGGTAGCTGCACACTGCGTATGGCTTGATGATGCTGAGATAAAATTGATTAAGGACAATGGAGTTTATGCTTCCCATAATCCATGTAGTAATATGAAGCTTGCATCTGGAGCAGCTCCTGTTGCTGAGCTATTGTCTCAAGGCATTTGCGTTGGCCTTGGAACTGACGGTGCAAGCAGCAACAATAATCTTGACATGTTTGATGAGATGAAGTTTGCAGCACTTCTTGGAAAGGCCTCTACACTTAATCCTAAGGTATTGACTGCTGAAGAGGTGGTTAATATGGCAACTATCAATGGTGCAAAGGCACTCAATATTGATGCAGGGACCATTGAAGTGGGCAAAAAGGCAGATATTATTCTTGTTGATGCAAATAGTCCTAACATGACTCCTATGAGCAATACACTTTCATCTAATCTTGTATATTCTGCTAATGGATCTAATGTTGATACAACTATCTGTAATGGTAGGATCCTTATGGAGAATAGAAAGATGGTGACTGTGGATGAGGAGTTAATATTATCCGAAGCAAAAAGAGCTATTAAAGAGATGAAAGAGTTAAGAGAGGCTGATGAATAG
- a CDS encoding right-handed parallel beta-helix repeat-containing protein yields MKIKNIKYLLISLVLLMFLIGAASAADDAVTLEGDAAAVDSISEDASAPITTTVSEDASIGTTFSDSAIESDSIQSNDDLELKNVTDVKQKDSSDALKDGESTTIFVSTGGNDNNDGLSLETAVATVEKAINITKTGGTDFTLLISNGDYNIEQITIPVGKYISIIGESKEGTILHASGDYGFDISYGCNFENLTISDLNSTSSTSAAIRIIMDNYDININNCIFKNIGSAYGAVHVYSNGKTSISNVLIEDCFATKSDDSSIIHVSGKGPVSLDNVEIRGSYMLPPAFPWSTPYLGAIIFLSSADPDVTLMNSRIHDNNGSIYSIITSKGKIKIINTTISDNCLNASYASIFSSGVNSNTATDITVTQSVIADNILANNAVGLLDARFGVFKVDHNIIINNKNANGNDLSVGDLSGASSFSIDDNYWGTNVRPNDKTSEWVILTGDVAECAFVGVCENIKIFLNSYVTESGEIGVIDGMPTVELAVGYALNQENPSAVTIKDGVGTISYLASIAGEETLILSTGDVFEFNVSSEIGSLIFVDGSVETSGDGTQENPVKTIAEALNIAADGKIILIKNGTYKESNLLVDKDITIKPYDGADVIIDGDNQDRIFTVTSTATISDLSLTGGNATGDGGAIYLNGGNLTLSFLNISNCIASDNGGAIATAAGSDLYLSNSIFTDNFASKGQSIFIGGEAEILMNDFVAHMDVLSPDASFNAISINTDSPVSIVSNNFNDNGAIKGQAVYIKDAPVSLSGNIMDDEIIYLESGSVNSNLIFMDGKTLTVEPGADVNLTATLTDDKGNLIRGGELTFTANGVAVGDPIDISGDNELRIPYTLPSDSEGDIIISGSYSFDNGGTIVNGTIEPDIPYWFIEGGRGYKTLNETVENAVAGDVIYGSPGTYIANGIFITKDLTIKANETGDIILDGNGSRVFTIKNQATLSLVNLDLSNGGSEGGGFVYIYAEGGNLNVINSTLRDLNIVGYPESFEGGAIKTYASSTINIESSHFENINSSAFAPILSGLGGVKLSLTIKDSSFTDIKGTAMYGLMNAPGKVNIERSNFTGIIGNTTKQTGLIFADSTSNYLINECLFSNISTDSVIRFKNNGNITVTKSVFQNIQDTGGALYIYNPGSAKVNYNLFIDNTNLNADSNRDIYSYGSNVDLSYNFWGNNSKPTESQIYDVSKAPYWTIEELSMNSDYIFTDETADIAVQFVGTDGEENLTLDDVMPEYSFNLEATNGTLDANTVTLVDNEAIVTFTPPSLTGTVTVTATPGPAELTFDVIETSKLLVVSTAGSDENAGSFESPYRTIAYALTKANETRNIIYLIYTGEDYKEHDLTLAGNLTIMGENDEVTINATIGRIFLVTGNVSIKSLTLSNGFDQDYGGAIYVDGGNLTLDYVNFNSNRAYGLGGAIATSSESNLYISNSIFTDNFASFFGGAIGTASGSNLSIDNCIFSDNKASYGGAIYLAGESLILTSTFDGNHILLDDGRGGAIYVNTTDSVVISSNEFENNFAYTGEVIYIENGIVTLSENTIDGDTIYLAGGSVNSNLVFMDNSTLKVELGETVNLTASLSDDCGNPIRGGSIIFTVNGEAIGDPIDISGDNELKTTYTVPIDASEDMIISGSYSLDNGGIVKAGSLHPSVPHWFIEGGIGYEYLSEAIDGAEAGDVIYYDLPEDYTDVISSKTINKALTIKNNGTNIVTLDGDGNNVFTVSADLDLINLNFVNGGNTKGGFISQSSNNLNIINSSFKNSASSSSAAAILSSNGNLNIESCLFENISSSASSNGGIICYSGSSGNLNINNSAFNNLSGKYDGFIIYSSTFTNIANSNFTNLLGPTSSGYWGGIYNSKSLNLTNCQFINVTGPKGAAIYSTGSLNVTRSVFENIITTNSVIYSYSSDSFINYNIFADNNKAIDSTRANADYNFWGSNDRPSSDIVSSSIYHDWVIVELSSSNDTIFLGSTEDISIGFLATDGEENSTLEDAMPSYGFELTVTDGTIEPSLVILEDNEAKAVYTPSAVGTVTITASPGSAELELNVMDKSTMLIVSAEGSDEGDGSFESPYATIAHALSQVTETRNIIYILSSDKAYKESGLVLSGNVIIMGEDNSVTINGGNESRIFLVTGNASISDLILSEGMADDYGGAIYVDGGSLALNNVIISQSKASLGGAIYINTSSDVSISSNVFEDNEAEKGEAIYIENGALTLTENAMGNETVYLAGGSVNSNLVFLANSTLNAEFGKNMTITATLTDDCGNVIRGGAVVLTVDGETIGTVDLSGSDPLEIDFYVPQDASEDMLVSGSYSFDNGGTVSTGAIHPCIFYWIIEEGRYGFETLDEAIDASRDNDVIYYDLPDDYEEILNDKVISHNLVIKNNGTGIVTLDADRRRMFDLSGDLELNNLVFINGATNKDGGFIYQNSGSLNIISSIFKDSLSSYSGVVVFSNGGDISIDGSRFENLTSRKGPIDFESNSGRVDIRNSVFDHITGNYDGFVIYCKSDLNIEDCNFTNLNSTRATSTNYYGAICHESGSGDLNISGSYFSNIYGPTGTAVYYKGSGTYNISKNIFENISSGANTCIIYGGSSGNINYNVFLDINCGITTSGGNIDYNYWGTNDYAGLGINGTVPNNWIIMNVVANDSDVIAENEVPITVDFNHYIENGEIKELEDSLAKEFTVQFTSSTSELDVDEVNTTDQVAIAFCTAVVGENNITVKSDNAVVEITFNASEPLESHMSVDMDDDNNLIVTITDGEGNGIEGKTVCLFIGDEVLNATTDSEGNAVIALDEVDDGAYTAKISFKDPEYKDINENTFVVIRTNELIEPVAANISIELSIEDGKVIANVTDLDGVPLAEKLLTVSIDGVPVLGAKTDENGIYSIDVSPNATVTVSCSDVNGAVASASITYVENNNTEEVVVIEPVSANITIVLLVAEGNVVAYVTDLDDVPLVEKLLSVSINDIPILGAKTDEKGIWSLPIEANSTIVVSCSDVNGAVASASITYVENNNTEVVVEPVSANIVIGLSIVDGKVIANVTDLDGNTLADKLLSVSIDGVPVLGAKTDENGIWSIDAEANSTVAVSCSDANGAVASASIAYIENNKTEEIIVPVPVPVPVVANATISLSTEDGKSIIANLKDLDGKAIANATLNAKVNGIEQNLTTDANGIATIPVSANTTVEVSYTDSNMATVTSSMSLTVIETIVEINKTIVVPPIRNASQIVCSDMNTISVAQEDGRVGEYFNVKLVDANGKPLANKFIQIGFNGRVYDRTTDENGSTKLQINLAYKGTYTFAIAYLGDDNYNGSFVVSKIKVTQQTPSLKTSSKTYKTSAKTKALTATFKTVGGKPISGKTVKFTVNGKTYSGKTNAKGVATVNVSLNKKGTYSFTVKYAGDDIFKAVSASGKLTLK; encoded by the coding sequence GGGCGGTTCATGTTTATTCCAATGGAAAAACCTCCATTTCCAATGTTCTTATAGAAGACTGCTTTGCTACCAAATCAGATGACTCTTCCATAATCCATGTTTCTGGAAAAGGTCCGGTTAGTTTGGATAATGTTGAAATAAGAGGCTCTTATATGCTGCCTCCTGCTTTTCCATGGAGTACCCCTTATTTGGGAGCCATTATCTTTTTAAGCAGCGCTGATCCTGATGTGACTCTAATGAATTCAAGAATTCATGATAATAATGGTTCTATTTATTCCATAATCACATCTAAAGGGAAAATTAAAATTATCAACACTACAATTTCCGATAACTGCCTTAACGCTTCATATGCAAGCATATTTTCCAGTGGAGTAAATTCCAATACTGCAACTGACATAACTGTCACTCAGTCAGTCATTGCAGACAATATTCTTGCTAATAATGCTGTAGGTCTCTTAGACGCCCGATTTGGTGTCTTTAAGGTTGACCACAATATAATCATCAACAATAAGAATGCAAATGGCAATGATCTGTCAGTAGGCGACCTTTCTGGAGCCTCTTCATTCTCCATTGACGATAACTATTGGGGTACTAATGTAAGGCCTAACGATAAAACAAGCGAATGGGTCATCTTAACTGGAGATGTAGCTGAATGCGCATTTGTAGGGGTTTGCGAAAACATTAAGATTTTCTTAAACAGCTATGTGACTGAAAGCGGCGAAATAGGTGTTATAGATGGCATGCCTACCGTTGAGTTAGCTGTGGGATATGCTCTCAATCAAGAGAATCCATCTGCTGTGACCATTAAAGATGGAGTGGGAACTATCAGTTACCTTGCTTCTATTGCTGGAGAGGAAACTTTAATCTTATCCACTGGAGATGTCTTTGAATTTAATGTAAGCTCTGAGATTGGTTCTTTAATTTTTGTCGATGGCTCTGTTGAAACATCTGGTGACGGTACACAGGAAAATCCGGTAAAGACCATCGCTGAAGCTTTAAATATAGCTGCAGACGGTAAAATCATTCTCATTAAAAATGGCACTTATAAGGAAAGCAATTTGCTTGTGGATAAGGACATTACCATAAAGCCATATGATGGCGCCGATGTAATCATAGATGGAGACAATCAAGACAGGATATTTACAGTCACTTCCACTGCTACCATAAGTGATTTAAGCTTAACCGGAGGAAATGCCACTGGTGATGGAGGTGCAATCTATCTGAATGGAGGCAATTTAACTTTATCCTTCTTAAATATCTCTAACTGTATTGCAAGTGACAATGGTGGTGCTATCGCAACTGCTGCCGGATCTGATTTATATCTTTCCAATTCAATCTTCACTGACAATTTCGCAAGCAAAGGCCAATCCATTTTCATTGGAGGGGAAGCTGAAATTTTGATGAATGATTTTGTAGCTCATATGGATGTATTAAGTCCTGATGCATCTTTCAATGCCATTAGTATAAACACAGACTCTCCTGTAAGCATCGTTTCAAATAACTTTAATGACAATGGCGCAATTAAGGGACAAGCAGTTTACATTAAGGATGCTCCTGTAAGTTTGTCTGGAAACATTATGGATGATGAAATCATTTATCTTGAAAGCGGAAGCGTAAATTCCAATCTCATTTTTATGGATGGAAAAACCCTTACCGTTGAACCGGGAGCTGATGTTAACTTAACTGCCACTCTAACTGACGATAAGGGAAATCTCATCAGAGGAGGAGAGCTCACTTTCACTGCAAATGGTGTGGCTGTTGGAGACCCTATTGATATAAGCGGCGACAATGAATTAAGAATTCCTTATACTCTTCCTTCTGACTCAGAGGGAGATATTATTATTTCCGGTTCATACAGCTTTGACAATGGCGGAACAATCGTAAACGGTACAATTGAGCCTGATATTCCATATTGGTTTATTGAAGGCGGAAGAGGATATAAAACCTTAAATGAGACCGTTGAGAATGCAGTTGCTGGAGATGTCATCTATGGCAGTCCAGGCACTTATATTGCAAATGGCATTTTCATTACAAAAGACCTTACCATTAAGGCCAATGAAACTGGAGATATCATATTGGATGGTAACGGATCTAGAGTATTTACCATAAAAAATCAAGCCACTCTAAGCTTAGTTAACTTAGACTTAAGCAATGGAGGATCTGAAGGCGGAGGATTTGTTTATATATATGCGGAAGGTGGAAATCTTAACGTCATCAATTCCACTTTAAGGGATTTGAATATTGTTGGCTATCCTGAGTCTTTCGAAGGAGGAGCTATAAAAACTTATGCTTCATCCACAATAAATATTGAATCTTCCCATTTTGAAAATATTAACTCTTCAGCTTTTGCTCCAATTCTTTCTGGTTTAGGTGGTGTTAAGCTTAGCCTTACCATAAAGGATTCCAGCTTCACTGATATTAAGGGCACTGCCATGTATGGCTTAATGAATGCTCCAGGTAAAGTGAATATTGAAAGGTCTAATTTTACAGGTATAATTGGAAATACCACTAAGCAAACTGGACTTATCTTTGCAGACTCCACTTCTAACTATTTAATTAATGAATGTCTCTTCTCTAATATTTCAACAGATTCTGTTATCCGATTTAAGAATAATGGAAATATAACTGTTACCAAATCAGTATTCCAGAACATTCAAGACACAGGGGGAGCTCTTTATATATATAATCCAGGGTCTGCCAAGGTAAATTACAATTTATTCATAGATAATACAAATCTTAATGCCGATAGCAATAGGGACATCTATTCCTATGGCTCAAATGTCGATTTGTCCTATAACTTCTGGGGAAATAACAGCAAACCTACAGAAAGCCAGATCTATGATGTTTCAAAAGCTCCTTACTGGACTATAGAGGAATTGTCCATGAATTCCGACTATATATTTACAGACGAAACTGCAGATATTGCTGTACAGTTTGTTGGAACCGATGGGGAAGAAAATCTCACTCTTGATGATGTAATGCCAGAATATAGCTTTAATCTGGAAGCCACTAATGGAACTCTTGATGCAAATACTGTAACTCTTGTGGATAATGAGGCTATTGTCACATTCACCCCTCCTTCTCTTACAGGAACTGTAACAGTTACAGCCACTCCAGGCCCTGCTGAATTGACATTTGATGTTATTGAGACTTCAAAATTGCTTGTAGTGTCCACTGCTGGTAGCGATGAAAATGCAGGTAGCTTTGAAAGCCCTTATAGAACCATTGCATATGCCTTAACTAAGGCAAACGAAACAAGAAACATTATCTATCTTATATATACTGGTGAGGACTACAAAGAACATGACTTGACTCTTGCTGGAAATCTGACTATTATGGGTGAAAATGATGAAGTGACCATTAATGCAACTATCGGCAGGATATTCCTTGTAACTGGCAATGTAAGCATTAAATCTTTAACTTTGTCTAATGGTTTTGATCAGGACTATGGTGGAGCAATCTATGTAGATGGAGGTAATTTAACTCTAGATTATGTTAATTTTAATTCTAACAGAGCTTACGGCTTAGGTGGTGCTATTGCTACTAGTTCAGAATCTAATTTATATATTTCCAATTCTATCTTCACCGACAATTTCGCAAGCTTCTTCGGAGGTGCCATTGGAACTGCTTCTGGCTCTAACTTAAGCATTGATAATTGCATATTCAGTGATAATAAGGCTAGTTACGGCGGTGCCATCTATCTTGCTGGAGAATCCCTTATCTTAACTAGCACATTTGATGGCAATCATATCTTGCTGGATGATGGAAGAGGAGGAGCCATTTATGTAAACACCACAGACTCTGTAGTGATCTCTTCGAACGAATTTGAAAACAATTTTGCATATACTGGAGAAGTGATTTACATTGAAAACGGTATTGTCACATTATCTGAAAATACAATAGACGGTGATACCATTTACCTTGCGGGAGGTAGCGTAAACTCCAATCTTGTTTTCATGGATAACTCCACTTTAAAGGTAGAATTGGGAGAGACAGTTAATTTGACTGCAAGCCTTAGTGACGATTGTGGAAATCCTATAAGAGGAGGAAGCATAATATTTACAGTAAATGGCGAAGCCATTGGAGACCCTATTGACATAAGCGGAGACAATGAATTGAAGACCACTTACACAGTTCCAATTGATGCAAGTGAAGATATGATCATTTCCGGTTCATACAGCTTGGACAATGGAGGAATAGTTAAGGCGGGTTCCCTTCACCCTTCCGTTCCTCATTGGTTTATTGAAGGTGGAATCGGATATGAATATTTATCTGAAGCCATTGATGGAGCTGAAGCTGGAGACGTAATCTACTACGACCTTCCAGAGGACTACACTGATGTGATTAGCAGCAAAACCATCAACAAGGCATTAACCATTAAAAACAATGGTACTAATATTGTTACCTTAGATGGGGATGGAAATAATGTCTTTACAGTAAGCGCTGATTTGGATTTGATTAACTTAAACTTTGTCAATGGTGGAAATACCAAAGGCGGATTCATATCACAAAGTTCAAATAACCTTAATATTATCAATTCCAGCTTTAAAAATAGTGCTTCCAGTAGCTCCGCAGCTGCAATCCTAAGCTCAAATGGTAATCTAAACATTGAATCCTGTCTATTTGAAAATATAAGTTCCAGCGCTTCAAGCAATGGTGGAATTATCTGTTATTCTGGAAGCAGCGGAAATTTAAACATTAATAATTCAGCATTCAATAACTTATCAGGTAAATATGACGGTTTCATCATATATTCCAGCACTTTTACAAATATTGCAAACTCCAATTTCACAAACCTTTTAGGTCCAACTAGCTCTGGCTATTGGGGAGGCATTTATAACAGCAAATCCTTGAATCTTACAAATTGCCAATTCATAAATGTTACAGGCCCTAAAGGTGCAGCCATCTATTCAACAGGATCACTTAATGTGACAAGGTCTGTCTTTGAAAATATTATTACAACTAATTCAGTAATTTATTCATACAGTTCCGATTCCTTTATAAATTATAACATCTTTGCAGATAACAATAAGGCCATTGATTCAACTAGAGCAAATGCAGATTACAACTTCTGGGGATCTAATGATAGACCAAGTTCAGATATTGTGAGCTCAAGCATATACCATGACTGGGTCATTGTAGAGCTTTCTTCATCCAATGATACCATATTCTTAGGATCAACTGAGGATATTTCTATAGGATTTTTGGCAACTGACGGAGAGGAAAACTCCACTCTAGAGGATGCAATGCCAAGCTATGGCTTTGAATTGACTGTCACAGATGGAACCATTGAACCTTCCCTTGTAATTCTTGAGGATAATGAGGCAAAGGCAGTTTATACTCCTTCTGCTGTAGGAACTGTAACAATTACAGCTAGCCCTGGTTCTGCTGAATTGGAACTTAATGTAATGGACAAATCCACTATGCTTATAGTGTCTGCTGAAGGTTCTGATGAAGGAGACGGCAGTTTTGAAAGTCCATATGCAACTATTGCACATGCTTTAAGTCAAGTAACCGAAACTAGAAACATTATCTATATCCTATCCTCTGATAAGGCTTATAAGGAAAGCGGATTGGTCCTTTCTGGAAACGTAATTATTATGGGTGAAGACAATTCAGTAACCATTAACGGTGGAAATGAAAGCAGGATATTCCTTGTAACTGGAAATGCAAGCATCAGTGACTTGATCCTATCTGAAGGAATGGCTGATGATTACGGTGGAGCAATCTATGTTGATGGAGGCAGCTTGGCCTTAAATAATGTGATTATTTCACAGTCCAAAGCATCTCTTGGAGGAGCCATCTATATCAACACAAGCTCTGATGTCAGCATAAGCTCAAATGTCTTTGAAGATAACGAGGCTGAAAAGGGAGAGGCGATATACATTGAAAACGGCGCTCTTACCCTAACTGAAAATGCTATGGGTAATGAAACAGTTTACCTTGCTGGAGGTAGCGTAAACTCCAATCTTGTTTTCTTGGCAAACAGCACTCTAAATGCAGAGTTTGGAAAGAACATGACTATAACTGCCACTCTAACTGATGATTGTGGAAATGTTATCCGCGGAGGTGCTGTGGTCTTAACAGTTGATGGCGAAACTATTGGAACTGTTGATTTAAGTGGAAGCGATCCTCTTGAAATTGATTTCTATGTTCCTCAAGATGCAAGTGAAGACATGCTTGTTTCAGGTTCATACAGCTTTGACAATGGAGGAACTGTCTCCACAGGAGCTATCCATCCTTGCATATTTTACTGGATAATAGAAGAAGGTAGATACGGATTTGAAACCTTGGATGAAGCAATAGACGCTTCCCGTGACAATGATGTAATCTATTATGACCTTCCAGATGATTACGAAGAAATACTTAATGACAAAGTCATTAGCCATAACTTGGTGATTAAAAACAATGGTACTGGAATTGTGACTTTAGACGCTGACAGAAGAAGAATGTTTGATTTAAGTGGAGATTTGGAGCTGAATAATTTAGTCTTTATAAATGGGGCTACTAATAAGGATGGCGGATTTATCTATCAAAATTCAGGAAGCCTTAATATTATAAGTTCCATATTTAAAGACTCTCTTTCATCATACAGCGGTGTGGTAGTCTTTTCAAATGGGGGTGACATAAGCATCGATGGCTCCAGATTTGAAAATCTGACTTCAAGGAAGGGACCTATTGACTTTGAGTCAAATAGCGGAAGAGTAGACATTAGAAATTCAGTATTTGACCATATAACCGGCAACTATGATGGATTTGTTATCTATTGCAAATCTGATTTGAATATTGAAGATTGCAATTTCACTAATCTCAACAGTACAAGGGCTACAAGTACAAATTATTATGGAGCTATCTGTCATGAAAGCGGCAGCGGTGATTTAAATATAAGTGGCTCTTACTTCAGTAATATTTATGGCCCTACTGGAACTGCTGTCTACTACAAAGGTTCCGGTACATATAACATAAGTAAAAATATCTTTGAAAACATCAGCTCCGGAGCAAATACTTGCATAATCTATGGCGGAAGCTCTGGAAACATTAACTATAATGTATTCCTGGACATTAACTGTGGCATTACCACAAGCGGAGGAAATATTGATTATAATTACTGGGGAACTAACGATTATGCCGGCCTTGGCATAAATGGAACCGTCCCTAATAATTGGATAATTATGAATGTGGTAGCAAATGATTCCGATGTGATTGCTGAAAATGAAGTTCCAATAACTGTTGACTTCAATCATTACATTGAAAATGGCGAGATTAAGGAATTGGAAGACAGTTTGGCTAAGGAATTCACTGTTCAATTCACTTCCTCTACAAGTGAATTAGACGTTGATGAAGTGAATACAACCGATCAAGTGGCTATTGCATTCTGCACTGCTGTTGTCGGAGAGAACAATATCACAGTCAAGTCAGATAATGCAGTAGTCGAAATCACCTTCAATGCAAGCGAACCTCTTGAATCTCATATGTCTGTAGATATGGATGATGACAACAATCTCATTGTCACAATCACAGATGGAGAAGGCAATGGAATTGAAGGCAAGACAGTATGTCTATTCATTGGTGATGAAGTCTTAAATGCCACTACCGATTCAGAAGGTAATGCAGTAATCGCTCTTGATGAAGTAGATGATGGTGCTTACACTGCAAAAATAAGCTTTAAGGATCCAGAGTATAAGGATATCAATGAAAACACTTTTGTTGTTATAAGAACTAATGAGCTTATTGAACCTGTAGCAGCAAATATTAGCATTGAATTATCTATTGAAGATGGCAAGGTCATTGCTAATGTCACTGATCTTGATGGAGTTCCTTTAGCAGAAAAGCTTCTTACAGTAAGCATTGACGGCGTTCCTGTTCTTGGTGCTAAGACTGATGAGAATGGTATCTATTCAATTGATGTCAGTCCTAATGCAACTGTGACTGTTTCCTGCAGTGATGTTAACGGTGCTGTTGCTAGTGCTTCTATCACTTATGTTGAAAACAACAACACTGAAGAAGTGGTTGTTATTGAGCCTGTAAGCGCTAACATTACTATTGTATTGTTAGTTGCTGAGGGTAATGTCGTTGCCTATGTGACTGATCTTGATGACGTTCCTTTAGTTGAAAAACTTCTTAGCGTAAGTATCAACGACATCCCTATTCTTGGCGCTAAGACTGATGAGAAGGGTATTTGGTCTCTTCCTATAGAGGCTAATTCAACTATTGTAGTCTCTTGCAGTGATGTTAACGGTGCTGTAGCTAGTGCTTCTATCACTTATGTTGAAAACAACAACACTGAAGTTGTTGTTGAGCCTGTAAGCGCTAATATAGTTATTGGATTATCCATAGTTGATGGCAAGGTCATTGCTAATGTCACTGATCTTGATGGCAATACTTTAGCAGATAAGCTTCTTAGCGTAAGCATTGATGGCGTTCCTGTTCTTGGTGCTAAGACTGATGAGAATGGTATTTGGTCCATTGATGCAGAAGCTAATTCCACTGTTGCAGTCTCTTGCAGTGATGCTAACGGTGCTGTAGCTAGTGCTTCTATCGCATACATTGAAAACAACAAGACTGAAGAGATAATTGTACCTGTTCCTGTTCCTGTTCCTGTAGTTGCAAATGCTACAATATCCTTAAGCACTGAAGATGGCAAATCAATCATTGCAAACTTAAAGGACCTTGACGGTAAGGCAATAGCAAACGCTACCCTTAACGCTAAAGTCAACGGTATTGAACAAAACTTAACTACAGATGCAAATGGAATAGCAACTATCCCAGTATCTGCAAACACTACTGTAGAAGTTTCATACACAGATTCCAATATGGCTACTGTAACAAGCTCAATGAGCTTGACTGTAATCGAAACCATCGTAGAGATAAACAAGACAATTGTAGTTCCTCCTATTAGAAATGCAAGCCAAATAGTCTGCAGTGACATGAACACAATTTCTGTTGCTCAAGAAGATGGAAGGGTCGGCGAATACTTCAATGTAAAACTTGTAGATGCAAACGGCAAGCCATTAGCTAATAAGTTTATCCAAATCGGATTTAACGGAAGAGTCTACGACCGTACAACCGATGAAAACGGAAGCACTAAATTGCAGATTAACCTTGCATACAAAGGAACCTACACATTCGCTATAGCATATCTTGGCGATGATAATTATAATGGTTCATTTGTTGTTTCAAAAATCAAGGTAACTCAACAGACTCCAAGCTTAAAGACAAGCTCCAAAACCTATAAGACTAGCGCAAAAACAAAAGCACTGACCGCTACCTTTAAGACAGTTGGAGGCAAGCCAATAAGCGGTAAGACAGTTAAGTTCACAGTTAACGGCAAGACATACAGCGGCAAAACCAATGCTAAAGGTGTTGCAACTGTAAATGTAAGCCTAAACAAGAAAGGAACTTATAGCTTTACAGTTAAATACGCTGGAGACGATATCTTTAAGGCAGTTAGTGCTAGCGGTAAGTTGACTTTAAAGTAA